A genome region from Triticum aestivum cultivar Chinese Spring chromosome 2B, IWGSC CS RefSeq v2.1, whole genome shotgun sequence includes the following:
- the LOC123039929 gene encoding cytochrome P450 709B2 isoform X1: protein MVLVTTRALWYLLWRPYAVARWFRRQGIRGPPYNLLVGSLPECQKMIVAGRAKDLDTISHDCITTVQPFFQKWASMYGKTFLYWLGPTPALCSTDMELVKKVLTDRTDMFQKDYSNPSLEAVLGNGVVFANGHDWKRRRKFIHPAFNQEKIKSMSAITLECTQQTMERWRNRQQAEIDMMHDSDEIAMSVIARVMLGKCYKEAWEVFIAGKEQLKLATYAFADPPVPGLWYLPTRRNRRAWYLDKLVKHKISQIIEARLASGVYEDDLLGQMLQLQLQTCSSGSTETLSTEEMVGECRTFFAAGYETSASLITWAMFLLASYPRWQEMVREEVVREYPAHRLPIGDALGKLKLKNKRRGDLQLNMLLLETLRLYGPIAFLQRKTASDTILTHVKVPKGTMITIPLVLLHRDKEIWGPDADEFNPMRFQNGLSRAAKYSHALLAFSFGPRVCAGQNFAMVEVQIVIATIIKSFSFTLSPTYVHKPSNFITLMPKYGLPLIVRNLQLTA from the exons ATGGTGCTAGTAACCACGAGAGCGCTATGGTATCTGCTTTGGAGGCCGTATGCCGTGGCCAGGTGGTTCCGACGGCAGGGCATCAGAGGTCCGCCTTACAATCTCCTGGTTGGGTCCCTGCCGGAGTGCCAGAAGATGATTGTCGCCGGGAGAGCCAAGGATCTGGACACCATCTCCCACGACTGCATCACTACCGTGCAACCCTTCTTCCAGAAATGGGCCTCCATGTATG GGAAAACATTCCTATACTGGCTGGGGCCGACACCAGCACTGTGCTCTACGGACATGGAGCTGGTGAAGAAAGTGTTAACCGACAGGACGGACATGTTCCAAAAAGACTACTCAAATCCTAGCCTGGAAGCGGTTCTGGGGAATGGGGTTGTATTTGCAAACGGACACGACTGGAAGCGGCGGCGCAAATTCATCCACCCGGCTTTCAACCAAGAGAAGATCAAG TCCATGTCAGCAATAACGTTGGAGTGCACACAGCAGACAATGGAACGGTGGCGCAACAGGCAGCAAGCCGAGATAGACATGATGCACGACTCCGACGAGATAGCCATGAGTGTCATTGCGAGAGTGATGTTGGGCAAGTGCTACAAGGAGGCCTGGGAGGTGTTCATCGCCGGAAAGGAGCAGCTGAAGCTAGCTACTTATGCGTTTGCGGATCCTCCGGTACCTGGATTATG GTACCTGCCAACACGTCGCAACCGTCGGGCATGGTATCTTGACAAGCTTGTGAAACATAAGATCTCACAGATCATAGAGGCGCGACTCGCTAGCGGCGTCTACGAAGATGACCTGCTCGGGCAGATGCTGCAGCTGCAGCTGCAAACATGTAGCAGCGGCAGCACCGAGACCCTGAGCACCGAGGAGATGGTTGGCGAGTGCAGGACTTTCTTCGCGGCTGGGTACGAAACCAGTGCCAGCCTCATTACCTGGGCGATGTTCCTGCTCGCCAGCTACCCACGGTGGCAGGAGATGGTCAGGGAGGAGGTCGTCCGGGAATATCCTGCTCACCGGTTACCCATAGGTGACGCCCTCGGCAAGTTGAAGCTG AAGAATAAACGCCGTGGTGACTTGCAGCTTAACATGTTGCTCTTGGAGACACTGAGGCTCTATGGCCCCATAGCTTTCCTCCAGAGGAAGACTGCCTCAGACACTATCCTAACGCACGTGAAGGTGCCGAAAGGAACGATGATAACAATACCATTAGTTTTGTTGCACCGGGACAAGGAGATTTGGGGACCCGACGCCGACGAGTTTAATCCGATGAGGTTCCAGAATGGCTTATCGAGAGCCGCCAAGTATTCACACGCGCTGCTGGCCTTCTCATTCGGGCCGAGGGTTTGTGCCGGGCAAAACTTCGCCATGGTTGAGGTGCAGATTGTGATAGCGACCATCATCAAGAGTTTCTCCTTCACCCTGTCCCCCACTTACGTGCACAAGCCCAGCAATTTCATCACGCTGATGCCCAAGTACGGGCTCCCTCTCATTGTGAGGAATCTGCAGCTGACTGCATGA
- the LOC123039929 gene encoding cytochrome P450 709B2 isoform X2, with protein MAAVLMVLVTTRALWYLLWRPYAVARWFRRQGIRGPPYNLLVGSLPECQKMIVAGRAKDLDTISHDCITTVQPFFQKWASMYGKTFLYWLGPTPALCSTDMELVKKVLTDRTDMFQKDYSNPSLEAVLGNGVVFANGHDWKRRRKFIHPAFNQEKIKSMSAITLECTQQTMERWRNRQQAEIDMMHDSDEIAMSVIARVMLGKCYKEAWEVFIAGKEQLKLATYAFADPPVPGLWYLPTRRNRRAWYLDKLVKHKISQIIEARLASGVYEDDLLGQMLQLQLQTCSSGSTETLSTEEMVGECRTFFAAGYETSASLITWAMFLLASYPRWQEMVREEVVREYPAHRLPIGDALGKLKLLNMLLLETLRLYGPIAFLQRKTASDTILTHVKVPKGTMITIPLVLLHRDKEIWGPDADEFNPMRFQNGLSRAAKYSHALLAFSFGPRVCAGQNFAMVEVQIVIATIIKSFSFTLSPTYVHKPSNFITLMPKYGLPLIVRNLQLTA; from the exons ATGGCAGCTGTCCTCATGGTGCTAGTAACCACGAGAGCGCTATGGTATCTGCTTTGGAGGCCGTATGCCGTGGCCAGGTGGTTCCGACGGCAGGGCATCAGAGGTCCGCCTTACAATCTCCTGGTTGGGTCCCTGCCGGAGTGCCAGAAGATGATTGTCGCCGGGAGAGCCAAGGATCTGGACACCATCTCCCACGACTGCATCACTACCGTGCAACCCTTCTTCCAGAAATGGGCCTCCATGTATG GGAAAACATTCCTATACTGGCTGGGGCCGACACCAGCACTGTGCTCTACGGACATGGAGCTGGTGAAGAAAGTGTTAACCGACAGGACGGACATGTTCCAAAAAGACTACTCAAATCCTAGCCTGGAAGCGGTTCTGGGGAATGGGGTTGTATTTGCAAACGGACACGACTGGAAGCGGCGGCGCAAATTCATCCACCCGGCTTTCAACCAAGAGAAGATCAAG TCCATGTCAGCAATAACGTTGGAGTGCACACAGCAGACAATGGAACGGTGGCGCAACAGGCAGCAAGCCGAGATAGACATGATGCACGACTCCGACGAGATAGCCATGAGTGTCATTGCGAGAGTGATGTTGGGCAAGTGCTACAAGGAGGCCTGGGAGGTGTTCATCGCCGGAAAGGAGCAGCTGAAGCTAGCTACTTATGCGTTTGCGGATCCTCCGGTACCTGGATTATG GTACCTGCCAACACGTCGCAACCGTCGGGCATGGTATCTTGACAAGCTTGTGAAACATAAGATCTCACAGATCATAGAGGCGCGACTCGCTAGCGGCGTCTACGAAGATGACCTGCTCGGGCAGATGCTGCAGCTGCAGCTGCAAACATGTAGCAGCGGCAGCACCGAGACCCTGAGCACCGAGGAGATGGTTGGCGAGTGCAGGACTTTCTTCGCGGCTGGGTACGAAACCAGTGCCAGCCTCATTACCTGGGCGATGTTCCTGCTCGCCAGCTACCCACGGTGGCAGGAGATGGTCAGGGAGGAGGTCGTCCGGGAATATCCTGCTCACCGGTTACCCATAGGTGACGCCCTCGGCAAGTTGAAGCTG CTTAACATGTTGCTCTTGGAGACACTGAGGCTCTATGGCCCCATAGCTTTCCTCCAGAGGAAGACTGCCTCAGACACTATCCTAACGCACGTGAAGGTGCCGAAAGGAACGATGATAACAATACCATTAGTTTTGTTGCACCGGGACAAGGAGATTTGGGGACCCGACGCCGACGAGTTTAATCCGATGAGGTTCCAGAATGGCTTATCGAGAGCCGCCAAGTATTCACACGCGCTGCTGGCCTTCTCATTCGGGCCGAGGGTTTGTGCCGGGCAAAACTTCGCCATGGTTGAGGTGCAGATTGTGATAGCGACCATCATCAAGAGTTTCTCCTTCACCCTGTCCCCCACTTACGTGCACAAGCCCAGCAATTTCATCACGCTGATGCCCAAGTACGGGCTCCCTCTCATTGTGAGGAATCTGCAGCTGACTGCATGA